GTTTACCGCTCCAAGTACGTCTACAACGAACTCTACCGCACAACGCTGGTGGATGCGCAGCAGGTAGCGAGTAAAAACAAATTCTTTCTGCGGGGAAGTTTCCAATCCTCCACGGGCGGTGACGTAACGTTGCCCTACGGCGTTGACGAAAATTCGGTTCAGGTCACCGCGGGCGGGGTTCCGCTGACACCGGGCGTCGACTTTGTGGTGGAATCCCAGATTGGCCGGGTACGTTTTCTGAACGAAGGACTGATGAACTCTGGCCAGGAAATTCGGGTGCGGTACGAACGGCCTGATCTGTTCCAGAACCAGATTCGACGGCTCATCGGTACGCGTCTGGACTACAAACTCAGTCCGGATGTAAGTCTGGGGATGACGGCCATGAACATGAAAGAAACCCCCGCCGGTTTCCTGACGCGCGTGGCCATCGGTAACGAACCGGTGAACAACACCATTCTGGGTTTTGATGCCACCATTCGCAAAGACTCCCGATTTTTGACCCGACTGCTCGACGGCCTGCCGCTCATCCAAACCAAAGAACTCTCAAACATTGCCTTCCAGGGCGAGGTGGCGCAACTGTTCCCCGGGGTGGCTCCGCGGGTCAACAACAACGCCTTCATTGACGATTTTGAAGCCGCCCGGACACTCTACGACCTGACCCGCCAACCAACCCGCTGGCGGCTGGGTTCGACACCCACCACGCCCGAACGCGCTTTTCCGCAGGGAACGCTGGCCGACCCACTGGCTTTTGCCTACAACCGCGCCCGGATTTCGGTCTATACCGTTGACAACACGTTTGCCGCGGCCAACACGATTCCGAATAATCGCGTACCGACCACCAACCTGGGCGAAAGGGATTTACAGAATTACTACGAACAGTTTTTTCAATCCAATGAACTGTTTAAAGGACGTTCGCTGCGGCTGGTCAACCTGCCCGAAAACATCCTGGATGTGGCTTACTTCCCCAGAGAACGCGGGATGTACAACTTCAACCCGAACCTGGACGCCGACGGTCGCTTAGCGGGCGATCCGAAGAAAAACTTTGGGGCGGTAATGCGGGCCATTACGTCCGATGCCGACTTTGACAACGCCAACATCGAGAACATCGACTTCTGGTTGATGGACCCCTTCCTGGGAATGTCGGGCGATACCAATGCCGTAATTCACGACGGATTTGAAAACCGGCCCAACCGCACCGGTGGTAAGCTGATTTTTAACTTGGGGGATGTCTCGGAGGACGTTATCAAAGATGGTCGTTTCGGTTTCGAAAACGGTTTGGCCGTTCCGAACGCCCTTTCACCCGACTCAACGGACTGGGGCCGGGTGACGCGCTCCCAGTTTGTGACCCAGGCGTTTGACAACGTTACCCGTACGCAGCAGGATGTCGGTCTCGACGGTTTGAGCAACCGGGATGAGAACACGTATTTCAGCAGTTACATCAATCAGGTGGCACCCCGTCTGAATGAGCGGGCCCGCGAACGGCTGCTGAGTGACCCCGCCAACGACGACTTTATGTTCTATTACGGACAGCGGGCCGATTCCGTGAAGTACATCGTCAGCCGGTACAAGCAGTACATGGGGATGGAAAACAACTCCCCCGAACTGGAAGACCGCAACCAGGTGATAACGCCGGCGTCAACCACCCTGCCCGACATCGAAGACCTGAACACGGACAATACCATCAACGACAACGAAGCTTACTACGAATACGAAATTGATCTGAAACCGGGTCAGTTGCAGGTTGGGCGTGGCTACATTGTCGACAAAGTTGAGGTCCAGAAAAATGGGAAAACGGTAACCTGGTACTTGTTCCGGATTCCCGTTCGTGAGAACGCGAAGAAGGTAGGGAACATCAACGGCTTTAAGTCCATCCGGTTTATGCGGATGTACCTGACCGAATTTGAGCAGCCGGTGGTGCTGCGGTTTGCCCAGTTGCAGATGACTTCCAACCAATACCGGAAGTACACCGGTGATCTGTCGGCGCAGGGGTTGCAGGAAGTGCCTGAACCGTACGATGCCCAGTTTAAGGTAGCCGCCGTGAACGTGGAGGAAAACAGCGCGCCCGGCCAGAACAAATACATATACCGGGTACCGCCGGGCTTCCAGCGTGACCGCGATTTCACGCAAATCAACCAGGTTGAACTGAACGAGCAGTCGATGAGCCTGAGCGTGACCAATCTGCGCGACGGCGATTCGCGGGCGGCTTTCAAAAACAACAGCCAGGATCTGCTGTTCCGCGAACGGTTGAAGATGTTTATTCACATGCACAGCGACGAGAGCGATATTAACGGTCAGGTGTCGGCTTTTGTGCGGCTGGGTACGGACTTCAAGGAAAACTACTACGAAATCGAAATTCCGAATCTGGTAGCAACGCCGGAAGGCAGCCAGCCGGATGACGTGGTCTGGCCAGTCAACAATGAACTGGACATCGCGCTGAGTGAACTGGTCAACCTGAAGGCGGAACGCAACCGGCAGTATTCCCGAACCTATGCGCAGCCGTTTTCCATGAATAGTCTCGATGGCAGGCACAAATTGACGGTGGTCGGAAGCCCGGATTTGAGTGCCGTGCAGATCATTATGATCGGGATGCGGAATCCCAAATCGGCGGACGAGCGGACGAGGGGCTTTACCATCTGGGTGAACGAACTCCGGGCCAACGGGTTCGACCAGACCGCCGGGCGGGCGGCTGTTGGGGTGCTCAACGCCAAACTGGCGGATGTGGCCACCGTGACGGCTTCGGGTAAAATCACCACCTTTGGTTTTGGCGGGGTGCAGCAGCGCATCGCCGAGCGATCACGCGAAACGTCAACCGAATACGGGATTCAATCGCAGATTGCGGTGGATAAACTGCTGCCCGAAAAGTGGGGCCTGCGGATTCCATTGTACGTTAATTACGATCAGCGGCTGGTTCAGCCGCATTTCAATCCGCTCGACCCGGATACACCGCTGGAAACGACTTTGGCAACCTTCGACAACCAGGAGGAACGGGATCGGTACCGGAGGCTGGTGGAAGACCGTTCCATCCGAAAGGGATTCAACCTGTCGAACTTCCGGAAGGTAAAAACCAACCCGAACGCCAAAAACCATTTCTACGATTTTGAAAACTTCTCGTTTACGTACGCTTTCAACGAAGCGACCCGGACCAACATCCTGACCGAGCAGTTTATTCAAAAGCAAACCCGGGGCGGGATTGCCTACGTCTACAGCGCCCAGCCGAAACCGTTTGAGCCCTTTAAACAATTCCAGGCCCTGGAACGGCCTTACCTGCGCTGGCTGCGCGACTTTAACCTGACTCTACTGCCTACCCAGGTGGCCATTCGGGGCGAGGTAGACCGGAGTTTTATCAAAACGCAGCTCCGTAATTCCGAGCTGACGACCGCCGGGATGGTGCCGCAGTTTGAAAAGTATTTCTGGTTTAACCGGTACTACGATTTGCAGTGGAACCTGACCCGTAACCTGGTGCTGACCTACAACGCCCGCACCAACGCCATCATCGATGAACCGGCCGGCGACTTGAACACGCAGGCCAAAGTTGATTCGGTTTGGGCGAACGCCAGACGGTTTGGCCGGACGAAAAACTACGAACAGAACATCCGGACTACTTACCGAATGCCGTTGGACAAACTGCCACTGCTCGACTGGATTGCCGCTGACCTCACCTACAATATGGGGTACCTGTTCCAGGCCAATTCCTTCGGCATCACCGACACGCTGGGCGTTCCGTTTGGAAACACCATCCGCAACAACCGCGAGTGGGGTGTGCAGGGGCGCGTGGACTTTATCCGGCTGTACAATAAAATCAAGGCCCTTCGGTTTGCCAACACGCCGAACGTGCCGCGCAAAAACTTCACCCGCAACCCCGGTGACGTCGAAGATATTCAACGGACGGAGAGCCGCGTGCTGAAGAGTTTCGTCCGGACTCTGCTAACCGTGCGGGGCATTAACTTCAACTATACCGTTCAGGAATCCACGTTCCTGCCGGGCTTCATGCCTACGCCGAGGTTCTTCGGTATTTCGCGCGAAAATGCGCCGGGGCTGGGGTTTGTGCTCGGTAGTCAGGACCGGAACATTCACCACCGCGCGGCCGAACGGGGATGGTTGTCAAAAAGTGTGGTTCAGAACCAGCCGTTTACCCAATCGATTGCCAAGAAGTTTGACGCCCGCACGACGCTGGAACCCTTTAAAGATTTCCGGATCACGGTGGAAGCCCGGCTGACCCGTCAGGATAGCTATCAGGAGTTTTATCGCCCGGATTCAACCGGCCTCTTCCGGAGCCAGAGTCCGCTGCGAAACGGGCAGTTCAGCATGTCGTTCCTGTCGTTCAAGACGGCCTTCACCAAGCTGAATCGCGACAATTCTTCGCCCATTTTTGACCGGTTTGCCGAGTATCGCAAGATTATCCTGAACCGGTTGATGGGAATCAATCCGGGCGTGGGAGGTGGTGGAGAATACAACCTGACGTCGCAGGACG
This Larkinella insperata DNA region includes the following protein-coding sequences:
- the sov gene encoding T9SS outer membrane translocon Sov/SprA, which gives rise to MPLLECVEYQQWTRLSSAKGRFGSCLVGLCALLVGLAWFNPVTAQNPARRRTVTPADSIARARQDSIRATRAAERRPIIRWRDRYVSPFSVTLPRSPFLMRDPRAVTTNVQLDSVGQISVLERIGTPRDATRPSAATATQPAATTGTIGAPTIPTTPTRPAGGLPYRPAEVMSFQDYNRLQNQRVQKSLWREYSARAEGQSAVSGRGLLPKLELPPVFDRLFGGNLVDFKPNGFVMLDFGYLYQFIDNPIIPVLQRRNGNFIFNEQININFNGKIGERLGVTANYDTKSSFNFENVLKLNYRPPIPTLPNASNLPNGLPNADGLTNGLTNGLPNAGSMVPSAIPQFQPQDPSIIQGLEAGNISWPLSSQLIPGVQNLFGVKTQLRFGKLYATLVASQQRSKQEEIVIKGGSMQRPYEIRVDTYDENRHFFLSNFFRDNYERSLKSLPQIVSGVTITRLEVYVTNRTNTTTTLRNILGFADLAEAQPYNRNNPNLQPISSNPAAPADNTTGNGLYNRVKANPGLRQVDQAASILDGTFSFAKGVDYELLRGAKRLTETEYRFQPELGYISLVTPLRNDEVLAVAYEYTYQGRKYKVGELTEDYQNRQDDEVVILKLLKSSTIRNNTQLPMWNLMMKNIYALNTTQVSKQNFQLRIVYKDDLTGIDNPNLQESNLAGIPLVQVFNMDQLNAQLDRQPDGNFDFVEGVTVDSRYGRVIFPVLEPFGSYLSRRLGAGADADVYRSKYVYNELYRTTLVDAQQVASKNKFFLRGSFQSSTGGDVTLPYGVDENSVQVTAGGVPLTPGVDFVVESQIGRVRFLNEGLMNSGQEIRVRYERPDLFQNQIRRLIGTRLDYKLSPDVSLGMTAMNMKETPAGFLTRVAIGNEPVNNTILGFDATIRKDSRFLTRLLDGLPLIQTKELSNIAFQGEVAQLFPGVAPRVNNNAFIDDFEAARTLYDLTRQPTRWRLGSTPTTPERAFPQGTLADPLAFAYNRARISVYTVDNTFAAANTIPNNRVPTTNLGERDLQNYYEQFFQSNELFKGRSLRLVNLPENILDVAYFPRERGMYNFNPNLDADGRLAGDPKKNFGAVMRAITSDADFDNANIENIDFWLMDPFLGMSGDTNAVIHDGFENRPNRTGGKLIFNLGDVSEDVIKDGRFGFENGLAVPNALSPDSTDWGRVTRSQFVTQAFDNVTRTQQDVGLDGLSNRDENTYFSSYINQVAPRLNERARERLLSDPANDDFMFYYGQRADSVKYIVSRYKQYMGMENNSPELEDRNQVITPASTTLPDIEDLNTDNTINDNEAYYEYEIDLKPGQLQVGRGYIVDKVEVQKNGKTVTWYLFRIPVRENAKKVGNINGFKSIRFMRMYLTEFEQPVVLRFAQLQMTSNQYRKYTGDLSAQGLQEVPEPYDAQFKVAAVNVEENSAPGQNKYIYRVPPGFQRDRDFTQINQVELNEQSMSLSVTNLRDGDSRAAFKNNSQDLLFRERLKMFIHMHSDESDINGQVSAFVRLGTDFKENYYEIEIPNLVATPEGSQPDDVVWPVNNELDIALSELVNLKAERNRQYSRTYAQPFSMNSLDGRHKLTVVGSPDLSAVQIIMIGMRNPKSADERTRGFTIWVNELRANGFDQTAGRAAVGVLNAKLADVATVTASGKITTFGFGGVQQRIAERSRETSTEYGIQSQIAVDKLLPEKWGLRIPLYVNYDQRLVQPHFNPLDPDTPLETTLATFDNQEERDRYRRLVEDRSIRKGFNLSNFRKVKTNPNAKNHFYDFENFSFTYAFNEATRTNILTEQFIQKQTRGGIAYVYSAQPKPFEPFKQFQALERPYLRWLRDFNLTLLPTQVAIRGEVDRSFIKTQLRNSELTTAGMVPQFEKYFWFNRYYDLQWNLTRNLVLTYNARTNAIIDEPAGDLNTQAKVDSVWANARRFGRTKNYEQNIRTTYRMPLDKLPLLDWIAADLTYNMGYLFQANSFGITDTLGVPFGNTIRNNREWGVQGRVDFIRLYNKIKALRFANTPNVPRKNFTRNPGDVEDIQRTESRVLKSFVRTLLTVRGINFNYTVQESTFLPGFMPTPRFFGISRENAPGLGFVLGSQDRNIHHRAAERGWLSKSVVQNQPFTQSIAKKFDARTTLEPFKDFRITVEARLTRQDSYQEFYRPDSTGLFRSQSPLRNGQFSMSFLSFKTAFTKLNRDNSSPIFDRFAEYRKIILNRLMGINPGVGGGGEYNLTSQDVLIPAFFAAYSGKDPNTVKINPFLRFPLPNWRVDYNGLAQLKPFRKLFSAFTLSHSYNSTYSVGNFISSLDYEALYVNLAVMGYNLGTRYNADKQFIPIFVMSTITMTERFAPLIGATFRTQSKISGGLEYNQDRSVALNLSNAQVAELTNKDITFRFGFTKSNFRIPFKINGAYRRLKNDLTFNCNLTFRDTRTVQRKFDDSNTQVNDNGVGEQIITAGNVNFQLRPQVSYVVNRRLNVQVYFDRTFNDPLVSNSFRRATTAGGVQVRFNLAE